The Prevotella sp. oral taxon 299 str. F0039 genome has a segment encoding these proteins:
- the rsfS gene encoding ribosome silencing factor, with the protein MKEINKLVETIVKGIQEKKGSNITIVDLRDIDGSIANYFVICQGSSPNQIEAISDSIAETTRIEAGEKPINTIGLGNSEWVAMDYSDVLVHIFQPETRSFYNLEELWQDAKLTTIPDLE; encoded by the coding sequence ATGAAAGAAATCAACAAACTAGTAGAGACAATTGTAAAAGGAATACAAGAGAAAAAAGGTTCAAATATAACAATAGTAGATTTAAGAGACATAGACGGCAGTATCGCCAATTACTTTGTTATTTGTCAAGGCTCATCACCCAACCAAATCGAAGCTATTAGCGACTCGATTGCAGAAACAACACGTATCGAAGCAGGTGAAAAACCTATCAATACCATCGGTTTAGGTAATAGCGAATGGGTTGCTATGGACTATTCTGATGTGCTTGTGCATATCTTTCAGCCCGAAACAAGAAGCTTTTACAACCTTGAAGAGTTGTGGCAAGATGCCAAATTGACAACTATTCCCGACTTAGAATAA
- a CDS encoding lysylphosphatidylglycerol synthase transmembrane domain-containing protein — protein MKNIASNSIKIILSLLLGGIILFWMYKDFNFDRVKDVMLHEMNWTWMLLSFPFGILAQLFRGWRWQQTLEPLNEHARKNTLVASIFVSYAASLVIPRIGEFARCAILKRQDGVSFSSALGTVVTERIIDSLLVLTITGCTILVQVRVFDSFFNKTGTRIDDILASFSSTGYIITIACLVAMLIMIVVLARKLSVINKVKNTVNNIWKGITSLKSVRNKYLFLFFTLGIWASYFLHYYLTFFCFSATAKLGLICALVTFVVGSIAVIVPTPNGAGPWHFAVKVMLMLYGVAEADALYFVLIVHTIQTLLVIALGIYGWASLSFTKRLKTQTIK, from the coding sequence ATTAAGAATATTGCATCCAACTCTATAAAAATTATTTTATCGCTTTTACTGGGCGGTATCATTTTGTTTTGGATGTATAAGGACTTCAATTTTGACAGAGTAAAAGATGTAATGCTACACGAAATGAACTGGACTTGGATGTTACTGTCTTTTCCTTTCGGAATTCTTGCACAGTTGTTTCGTGGCTGGAGATGGCAACAAACACTTGAACCTCTGAATGAACATGCACGTAAAAACACTCTTGTTGCCTCTATCTTTGTTTCTTACGCAGCAAGTTTAGTGATTCCTCGAATTGGAGAGTTTGCACGTTGCGCCATATTAAAACGTCAAGATGGAGTATCGTTCTCAAGTGCTTTGGGAACAGTTGTTACCGAACGAATCATCGATTCGCTACTCGTTTTAACTATAACAGGATGCACAATACTTGTACAAGTTAGAGTTTTCGATTCTTTTTTCAATAAAACAGGAACACGAATAGACGACATTCTCGCTTCATTCTCATCAACAGGCTATATCATAACCATTGCTTGTTTGGTAGCAATGCTCATTATGATTGTTGTTTTAGCACGCAAATTATCTGTCATCAACAAGGTCAAAAACACCGTAAACAATATTTGGAAGGGAATAACGTCTTTGAAAAGCGTCCGAAATAAATATCTTTTCTTATTCTTTACATTAGGCATTTGGGCATCTTATTTCTTACATTATTACCTCACATTCTTCTGCTTTAGCGCAACTGCTAAATTGGGTTTGATATGTGCTTTGGTTACTTTTGTTGTAGGAAGTATTGCTGTTATTGTTCCAACTCCTAACGGAGCAGGACCTTGGCACTTTGCAGTTAAGGTAATGCTAATGCTCTATGGCGTTGCAGAAGCAGATGCCTTATACTTTGTTCTCATCGTACACACCATTCAAACACTATTGGTTATAGCTCTGGGAATTTATGGTTGGGCATCTTTATCGTTCACAAAAAGATTAAAAACACAAACAATTAAATAA
- a CDS encoding magnesium transporter CorA family protein, whose amino-acid sequence MKTYWNITDRLKVIPEWQPNCWIQVTCPTNEDQNELEERFNIPDYFFPDISDTDERARYEYDDGWMLIILRIPYVKEIRSRTPYTTVPLGIIHKRDVTITVCYFETNMMIDFVSYQQKRGVGFTDYVDMIFRLFLSSAVWYLKRLKQINTLIETAKHNLDHEVNNESLIGLSRLQDSLTFFTTSIRGNENLLAKLKFKLQVDELDADLIEDVNIEMTQARETTSIYSDILESTMETYSSIINNNMNTVMRTLTSVSIIMMVPTLISSFLGMNLFNSMEHSPWGFPLALVISFIITAISWWLLKRKRLI is encoded by the coding sequence ATGAAGACATACTGGAATATTACCGACCGACTTAAGGTCATACCTGAGTGGCAACCCAATTGTTGGATACAAGTAACATGCCCCACTAATGAGGATCAAAACGAGTTAGAAGAACGTTTTAACATTCCCGATTATTTCTTTCCCGACATCAGTGACACCGATGAACGTGCCCGTTACGAATACGACGACGGATGGATGCTCATCATTTTACGTATTCCCTACGTGAAAGAAATACGTTCTAGAACACCTTATACCACCGTTCCTTTAGGTATTATACATAAAAGAGACGTGACAATAACTGTTTGTTATTTTGAAACAAACATGATGATTGATTTTGTAAGTTATCAACAAAAGCGTGGAGTTGGATTCACAGACTATGTTGATATGATTTTCCGTTTGTTCCTTTCATCAGCGGTTTGGTATCTAAAGCGTTTGAAACAAATCAACACCCTCATTGAAACTGCAAAGCATAATCTCGACCATGAGGTGAACAACGAAAGCCTGATAGGATTAAGTAGGCTACAAGATTCACTCACTTTCTTCACTACTTCGATTAGAGGAAACGAAAACTTGTTAGCTAAACTGAAGTTTAAGTTACAGGTAGACGAATTAGATGCCGACCTAATTGAGGACGTAAACATTGAGATGACACAGGCAAGAGAAACCACATCGATATATTCTGACATCCTAGAATCAACGATGGAAACTTACTCTAGCATTATTAACAACAACATGAACACCGTTATGCGTACCCTCACATCTGTGAGTATTATCATGATGGTGCCCACACTTATATCTTCATTTTTAGGAATGAACCTCTTCAACTCAATGGAACATAGCCCCTGGGGGTTCCCACTTGCACTTGTAATATCATTCATTATTACCGCAATTTCATGGTGGTTATTAAAACGCAAACGCTTAATTTAG
- the frr gene encoding ribosome recycling factor: protein MIDVKSTLTDAGERMEMAALYLEEQLSRIRAGRANIAILDGVRVSSYGSMVPLNQVANVSAPDPRTIAIAPWDKKTIRDIEKAIMDSDVGITPENNGEVIRLNIPQPTEERRRELAKQCNKIGEKIKIEVRNVRSDIKDKLKKAIKDGLSEDNEKDAENELQKIHDKYIKRVEDLLAEKEKEIMTV, encoded by the coding sequence ATGATAGATGTAAAGAGTACTTTGACCGATGCAGGCGAAAGAATGGAAATGGCTGCATTGTATCTTGAAGAACAATTGTCACGAATTCGTGCAGGACGAGCAAACATTGCCATCCTAGATGGAGTGCGAGTTAGCTCTTATGGCTCAATGGTTCCATTGAATCAAGTTGCTAATGTGTCTGCTCCCGACCCACGAACAATCGCTATTGCGCCTTGGGACAAGAAGACAATACGAGATATTGAGAAAGCAATTATGGACTCAGATGTTGGTATTACTCCAGAAAACAATGGAGAAGTGATTCGTTTGAACATTCCACAACCAACAGAAGAACGCCGTCGTGAACTTGCAAAACAATGTAACAAGATTGGCGAAAAAATCAAAATTGAAGTTCGAAACGTTCGTAGTGATATCAAAGATAAATTGAAAAAAGCAATTAAAGACGGTTTATCTGAAGATAACGAGAAAGATGCTGAGAATGAATTGCAAAAGATTCACGACAAGTATATCAAGCGAGTTGAAGACCTTTTAGCAGAAAAAGAAAAAGAAATAATGACTGTTTAG
- the rsgA gene encoding ribosome small subunit-dependent GTPase A, which yields MHGLVIKNTGSWYSVKTEDGRIIESKIKGKFRLQDIKSTNPVAVGDRVELQVNNEGTAFITAIEDRKNYIVRKSQNLSKQSHILAANVDQAFLIVTVNYPQTSTGFIDRFLASAEAYNIPVTLVFNKKDLLQEDELHYQDMLIHLYETIGYECMAISAETGEGVEKLKKQLVNKITVLSGNSGVGKSTLINKVLLANYMRTSEISDVHNTGMHTTTFSEMLPIEEGGYIIDTPGIKGFGSFNMEPEEICSYFKEIFEFSKDCRFNNCSHTHEPGCAVLKGLENHYIAESRYNSYLSMLEDKDGNKYREAY from the coding sequence GTGCACGGATTAGTAATAAAAAACACAGGCAGTTGGTATTCAGTAAAGACCGAAGACGGACGAATTATTGAAAGTAAAATCAAAGGAAAGTTTCGTCTTCAAGACATCAAAAGTACCAATCCCGTTGCTGTTGGCGATAGAGTAGAATTGCAAGTCAACAACGAAGGAACAGCGTTTATCACAGCAATAGAAGACAGAAAAAACTATATTGTTCGTAAATCGCAGAACCTAAGTAAGCAAAGTCACATCTTAGCTGCCAATGTAGACCAAGCTTTTTTAATTGTAACTGTAAACTATCCACAGACTTCAACAGGCTTTATCGATCGCTTTTTAGCGTCTGCAGAGGCTTATAACATTCCTGTAACACTCGTTTTTAATAAAAAAGACCTATTACAAGAAGATGAATTGCACTATCAAGACATGCTTATTCATCTCTACGAAACCATTGGTTACGAGTGTATGGCAATCTCTGCAGAAACAGGAGAGGGGGTAGAAAAGCTTAAAAAGCAGTTGGTTAATAAGATAACTGTGCTCAGTGGAAACAGTGGAGTGGGCAAAAGCACCCTTATAAATAAGGTGTTACTTGCCAATTATATGCGAACTTCGGAAATTTCAGACGTTCATAACACTGGAATGCACACCACAACCTTCAGCGAAATGCTTCCTATTGAAGAGGGAGGGTACATCATCGACACCCCAGGAATAAAGGGGTTTGGCTCTTTTAATATGGAGCCTGAAGAGATTTGTAGCTACTTTAAAGAGATTTTTGAGTTCTCGAAAGATTGTAGATTCAATAATTGTTCGCACACACACGAGCCTGGTTGTGCCGTTCTAAAAGGACTCGAAAACCATTATATAGCAGAAAGTAGATACAATTCCTACTTGAGTATGCTCGAAGATAAAGACGGAAATAAATATAGAGAAGCCTATTAA
- the ftsH gene encoding ATP-dependent zinc metalloprotease FtsH yields the protein MDKKNNQPHMDNNQPKMPKFNLNWIYGLIIVGLTIFFLTGTGNKLGGGSASKETSMANFKQYINKGWAEEVVVNTELKTLKMYVKPAHVRDVFHRDAKQLGENPYVTVGIGSVDNIDTYLSQAQEQHKIANYTFESKKGNELINLLLNFGPFILFFVIGYFLMRKIGGGAGGGAGVSNVGKSKAQMYEKGNDLGITFKDVAGQAGAKQEIEEIVEFLKNPSRYTELGGKIPKGALLVGPPGTGKTLLAKAVAGEAGVPFFSMSGSDFVEMFVGVGASRVRDLFRQAKEKSPCIIFIDEIDAVGRARSKNPSTGGNDERENTLNALLTEMDGFGTNSGVIILAATNRVDMLDSALLRAGRFDRQISVELPDLHERKEIFQVHLRNVKIDDTIDIDFLARQTPGFSGADIANVCNESALIAARQNKKQVGKQDFLDAVDRIIGGLEKKTKVMTANEKRTIALHEAGHATISWFCEHANPLVKVSIVPRGQALGAAWYLPEERQITTKEQMLDEMCALFGGRAAEELCTGHISTGAMNDLERATKSAYGMVAYAGMSDTLPNVCYYNNQEYQFQRPYSETTAKLIDEEVLRMLNEQYNRAKQILTEHKEGHARLAELLITKEVIFAEDVEEIFGKRPWRSRTQEIIEANEKANELTLENMPEEVRKAEEEHQRMKNEQSLEAE from the coding sequence ATGGATAAAAAAAATAATCAACCCCACATGGATAACAATCAACCCAAAATGCCAAAATTTAATCTTAACTGGATCTATGGGCTTATCATTGTGGGATTAACTATCTTCTTCCTCACAGGAACAGGAAATAAACTGGGGGGCGGCTCTGCATCAAAAGAAACTTCAATGGCCAACTTTAAACAATATATCAATAAAGGTTGGGCTGAAGAAGTTGTTGTTAATACCGAGCTAAAAACCCTCAAAATGTATGTAAAACCTGCACACGTTAGAGACGTATTCCACCGAGATGCTAAGCAACTTGGCGAGAATCCTTATGTAACTGTAGGTATTGGATCAGTAGATAATATTGACACCTACTTGTCACAAGCACAAGAACAGCACAAAATAGCCAACTATACATTTGAATCAAAGAAAGGAAACGAGCTTATTAATCTTCTACTTAACTTCGGTCCATTCATCTTATTCTTCGTTATTGGCTACTTCTTAATGCGTAAAATAGGCGGAGGAGCTGGCGGAGGAGCTGGTGTTTCCAATGTAGGAAAAAGCAAAGCGCAAATGTATGAGAAAGGAAATGACCTTGGAATTACATTTAAAGACGTTGCAGGACAAGCAGGGGCGAAACAAGAAATAGAAGAGATTGTGGAGTTCTTAAAGAACCCAAGCCGTTATACAGAATTGGGTGGAAAGATTCCTAAGGGTGCTCTTTTGGTCGGACCTCCAGGTACTGGTAAGACACTTCTTGCAAAAGCAGTTGCAGGAGAGGCTGGAGTTCCATTCTTCTCTATGAGTGGTTCCGACTTCGTTGAAATGTTCGTAGGTGTCGGAGCGAGTCGAGTTAGAGACCTATTCCGTCAAGCAAAGGAAAAATCTCCATGTATCATTTTCATCGATGAGATTGATGCTGTGGGACGTGCACGTAGTAAAAACCCTTCAACAGGTGGTAACGACGAACGTGAAAACACTCTGAATGCCTTACTAACAGAGATGGACGGCTTCGGAACTAACAGCGGAGTGATTATCCTTGCAGCAACAAATAGAGTAGATATGCTCGACAGTGCGCTACTAAGAGCAGGTCGTTTCGATCGCCAAATTAGCGTTGAACTACCCGATTTGCACGAACGTAAGGAAATATTCCAAGTGCACTTGCGTAATGTTAAGATTGATGACACGATCGATATCGACTTCTTAGCACGTCAAACTCCTGGTTTCTCGGGGGCAGATATTGCCAATGTATGTAATGAAAGTGCGCTCATTGCCGCACGACAAAATAAAAAACAAGTTGGAAAACAAGACTTCTTAGACGCTGTAGATCGTATTATTGGCGGTTTAGAGAAGAAAACTAAAGTGATGACAGCAAACGAAAAGCGTACAATTGCATTGCACGAAGCTGGTCATGCCACTATTTCTTGGTTCTGTGAACATGCTAATCCGCTTGTAAAAGTGAGCATTGTGCCTCGTGGACAGGCTCTTGGTGCAGCGTGGTATCTACCTGAAGAGCGTCAAATAACAACCAAAGAGCAGATGTTAGACGAGATGTGTGCTCTCTTTGGAGGTCGTGCTGCAGAAGAATTGTGCACTGGTCACATCTCAACAGGAGCAATGAACGACCTCGAAAGAGCAACAAAAAGCGCATATGGAATGGTTGCTTATGCCGGAATGAGCGACACATTACCCAATGTATGCTACTATAATAACCAAGAATATCAATTCCAACGCCCTTATTCTGAGACCACTGCAAAGTTAATAGACGAAGAAGTTCTGCGCATGTTAAATGAACAATACAACAGAGCAAAGCAGATATTAACAGAACATAAGGAAGGACATGCACGCCTTGCAGAGCTCTTAATAACCAAAGAAGTTATCTTTGCAGAAGACGTTGAGGAAATATTTGGAAAGCGTCCATGGCGTAGTAGAACTCAAGAGATTATCGAAGCAAACGAGAAAGCGAATGAGTTAACACTAGAAAATATGCCCGAAGAGGTTAGAAAAGCTGAGGAAGAACATCAGAGAATGAAGAACGAACAATCTCTAGAGGCAGAATAA
- a CDS encoding aminoacyl-histidine dipeptidase, giving the protein MSEILNLKPQSIWKNFHALTQVPRPSGHLDRIQQFLLDFAKEVGVEGFKDSAGNIILRKPATPGMENRKVITLQAHMDMVPQKSPDSAHDFTTDPIETYIDGEWVKARNTTLGSDNGMGVAAILAVMEAKDIQHGPIEGLITADEETGMFGANDLPTDVLHGDILLNLDSETWGKFVIGSAGGVDVTSTLDYQEIDTDSEDAALKVTLKGLKGGHSGLEIHIGRANANKLMVRFLREAIEDCEVRLASWHGGNMRNAIPPKAEVVITMPKENVEDVKALVKDWENDFINEFKHIEEHIEFFAEEVPTPAKQVPEEIQDSLVNAIYACHNGVMRMIPSIPSVVETSSNLAIIDIEGGKASIKILARSSNEDMKEYIGTTLKSCFDLIGMKTVFSGSYGGWDPNTDSEILKLLEKNYLELFGHEAVEQVDHAGLECSIILGKYPNMDVVSLGPTIRSPHTTNERCLIDTVEPFWQLLKKTFKTVPVK; this is encoded by the coding sequence ATGAGTGAAATATTAAATTTAAAGCCACAAAGCATCTGGAAGAACTTCCATGCGCTTACACAAGTTCCTCGTCCATCAGGACATTTGGATAGAATACAACAATTCTTGCTCGACTTTGCGAAAGAAGTTGGAGTGGAAGGATTTAAAGATTCAGCAGGAAACATTATCCTTCGCAAGCCTGCAACACCTGGAATGGAAAACAGAAAGGTGATCACTTTACAGGCTCACATGGACATGGTTCCTCAAAAATCACCCGATAGTGCACACGACTTTACCACTGATCCTATCGAAACATATATCGATGGTGAATGGGTTAAAGCTCGCAATACAACCCTAGGAAGTGACAACGGTATGGGTGTTGCTGCCATCTTAGCAGTTATGGAAGCTAAAGATATTCAACACGGACCTATCGAAGGCTTGATAACAGCAGACGAAGAAACTGGTATGTTTGGTGCTAACGACTTACCTACAGACGTTCTTCATGGCGATATTCTTTTGAACTTAGACTCTGAAACATGGGGGAAATTCGTTATTGGTAGTGCAGGTGGTGTTGATGTTACATCTACATTAGATTATCAAGAGATTGACACTGATAGCGAAGACGCTGCTCTTAAGGTTACATTAAAAGGTCTTAAAGGTGGTCACTCGGGCTTGGAAATACACATTGGACGTGCTAATGCCAACAAATTAATGGTGCGTTTCCTTCGTGAAGCTATTGAAGATTGCGAAGTTCGCCTTGCTTCTTGGCACGGAGGTAACATGAGAAACGCTATTCCACCTAAAGCAGAAGTGGTTATTACAATGCCTAAAGAGAACGTAGAAGACGTGAAGGCGTTGGTTAAAGACTGGGAAAATGATTTCATTAATGAATTCAAACACATCGAAGAACACATCGAGTTCTTTGCAGAAGAAGTGCCAACTCCTGCTAAACAAGTTCCAGAAGAAATACAAGACAGCTTAGTTAACGCTATATATGCATGCCATAATGGAGTGATGAGAATGATTCCTTCTATTCCTTCAGTTGTTGAAACATCTTCAAACCTTGCTATTATTGATATCGAAGGCGGTAAAGCTAGTATCAAGATTCTCGCAAGAAGCTCTAATGAAGATATGAAAGAATATATCGGAACCACTCTTAAGAGTTGCTTCGACCTTATCGGAATGAAGACTGTTTTCAGCGGAAGCTATGGCGGTTGGGATCCAAATACAGACAGCGAAATACTTAAGTTACTTGAAAAGAACTATCTAGAACTATTCGGACACGAAGCAGTTGAGCAAGTAGACCACGCAGGTTTAGAGTGTTCTATCATTCTTGGCAAATATCCCAACATGGATGTTGTATCATTAGGTCCAACCATTCGTTCTCCACATACAACCAACGAACGATGCTTAATCGATACAGTTGAACCATTCTGGCAATTGCTTAAGAAGACATTCAAAACAGTTCCAGTGAAGTAA
- a CDS encoding DUF349 domain-containing protein, whose protein sequence is MDLQKNSQEQGFDATENNESQVISSNTNSGNETSSTRTGTTSQSEENVLNEQSNTSNKPFTTKQEIINKIKTLASSETVPSREEIDSLKSTFYKIHLTEREAEQKAYLEAGGDPLDYKVTPSEDEMIFKAELSLIKEKRAKLLQEQEKERQENLKQKLTIIESIKAIATSPDEANKSYTQFKELQTKWKEISNVPADKVNELWRTYQLYTEQFYDLLKLNHEAREYDFKKNLELKTKLCEAAEKLSEEKDVVSAFHQLQELHQQYREIGPVSKENREQIWTRFKNASTVINKRHQQHFEELRSKEEENLVKKTNLCEKVEAINVKKIQSISEWEKTTEEITNIQKEWKTIGFTPQKMNVKIFERFREACNTFFQSKTTFFKELKASFAENIEKKKALIEKAKNLADSTEWKSTSDKLIALQKEWKKVGFVPQKVSDKLWEEFVQHCNKFFDARKAANGDNHSEEHTNLEQKENILKELKGFIAAKAEDASEKIHQLIKEYNQIGHVPYKEKDRLYTQFKEVTDQLKKELNISINRKRLDDFKNNLKNVASNGENALYNERNKLFRAYERIKQELQTYENNLGFLSAASKKGNSLINNFTQKTEKLKEEMQLLKEKIKEIDRQQKEENNNE, encoded by the coding sequence ATGGACCTTCAAAAGAACTCTCAAGAACAAGGCTTCGATGCAACAGAGAACAACGAAAGCCAGGTAATTTCAAGTAATACTAATAGTGGTAATGAAACTTCTTCTACAAGAACTGGCACAACAAGCCAAAGCGAAGAAAATGTATTGAACGAACAAAGCAATACATCTAATAAACCATTCACCACAAAACAAGAAATCATCAATAAGATTAAAACATTAGCAAGTAGCGAAACTGTCCCTTCAAGAGAAGAGATAGACAGCTTAAAGTCTACTTTCTATAAAATACATCTTACAGAAAGAGAAGCTGAACAAAAAGCTTATCTAGAAGCAGGAGGCGACCCATTAGATTACAAAGTGACACCTAGCGAAGATGAGATGATATTCAAAGCAGAGCTATCGCTAATCAAAGAGAAAAGAGCAAAGCTGCTTCAAGAACAAGAAAAGGAAAGACAAGAGAACCTTAAGCAAAAGCTTACCATCATTGAAAGCATCAAAGCCATTGCAACTTCTCCCGACGAAGCAAACAAGTCATACACTCAATTCAAAGAGTTGCAAACAAAATGGAAAGAAATAAGCAATGTGCCAGCCGACAAAGTAAATGAGCTTTGGCGCACATATCAATTATATACTGAACAGTTCTACGACCTCTTAAAACTCAATCACGAAGCTAGAGAGTATGATTTTAAGAAGAACTTAGAACTAAAAACCAAACTTTGTGAAGCTGCTGAGAAGCTTTCTGAAGAAAAAGATGTAGTTAGTGCATTTCATCAACTACAAGAATTGCATCAGCAATATCGTGAAATTGGTCCTGTTTCAAAAGAAAACAGAGAGCAAATATGGACTCGTTTCAAAAACGCTTCAACAGTAATCAACAAACGTCATCAACAACATTTCGAAGAACTTAGAAGCAAAGAAGAAGAAAATCTCGTAAAGAAAACAAATCTATGCGAGAAAGTTGAAGCCATCAACGTAAAGAAAATACAAAGCATTAGCGAGTGGGAAAAGACCACAGAAGAAATTACTAACATTCAAAAAGAGTGGAAAACAATTGGTTTTACACCACAAAAAATGAATGTAAAGATATTCGAACGTTTCAGAGAAGCATGCAACACCTTCTTCCAAAGCAAAACAACATTCTTCAAAGAGCTAAAAGCTAGCTTCGCAGAAAATATTGAAAAGAAGAAAGCTTTGATTGAAAAAGCTAAAAACTTGGCTGATAGCACCGAGTGGAAATCAACAAGTGACAAGCTTATTGCACTTCAAAAAGAATGGAAGAAAGTGGGATTCGTACCTCAAAAGGTAAGCGACAAACTTTGGGAAGAATTCGTTCAACATTGCAATAAGTTCTTCGATGCACGCAAAGCAGCTAATGGCGACAATCATTCTGAAGAGCATACAAACCTTGAACAAAAAGAAAACATATTAAAAGAGTTGAAAGGATTCATCGCAGCAAAGGCAGAAGACGCTAGCGAAAAGATTCATCAACTCATTAAAGAATACAACCAAATAGGTCATGTTCCATACAAAGAGAAAGATCGTTTATACACCCAATTCAAGGAAGTAACCGACCAATTAAAGAAAGAACTAAACATTTCGATAAACCGCAAGCGTTTAGATGATTTCAAAAACAACCTTAAGAATGTTGCAAGTAATGGTGAAAACGCTCTTTATAACGAACGCAATAAATTGTTTAGAGCATACGAACGCATTAAACAAGAACTGCAAACATACGAAAACAACCTTGGTTTCTTAAGTGCAGCAAGCAAGAAAGGCAATTCACTTATCAACAACTTCACACAAAAGACCGAGAAACTTAAAGAAGAAATGCAACTCTTAAAAGAGAAAATTAAAGAGATCGATCGTCAACAAAAAGAAGAAAATAACAACGAATAA
- the rsmA gene encoding 16S rRNA (adenine(1518)-N(6)/adenine(1519)-N(6))-dimethyltransferase RsmA, translating into MKQVKPKKNLGQHFLIDQSIARRIADTVDACPDIPVLEIGPGMGVLTQYIVQKQRPFKAVEIDRESVTYLNEAFPTLRENIIGNDFLQMDLNDVFDGKSFVLTGNYPYDISSQIFFKMLDYKELIPCCTGMIQREVALRIASEPGNKSYGILSVLIQAWYDVEYLFTVDENVFNPPPKVKSAVIRMTRNKVEKLDCDEQLFKRVVKTVFNQRRKMLRVSLKQIFNVSAARPAFYEQEIMTKRPEQLSVAQFVELTNLVETELEALKKQ; encoded by the coding sequence ATAAAGCAAGTAAAGCCCAAAAAGAACCTAGGTCAGCATTTTTTGATCGACCAAAGCATTGCCCGTAGGATTGCCGACACCGTAGATGCGTGTCCAGATATCCCTGTTTTAGAGATAGGACCAGGCATGGGAGTGCTCACTCAGTATATTGTTCAAAAGCAACGACCATTTAAAGCTGTTGAAATAGACCGTGAATCAGTTACCTATTTGAATGAAGCTTTCCCCACATTGCGTGAGAATATTATTGGAAACGATTTCCTTCAAATGGATTTAAACGATGTTTTTGATGGCAAAAGCTTTGTTCTAACAGGCAATTATCCTTACGATATCTCTTCTCAGATATTCTTTAAGATGCTTGATTATAAAGAACTTATTCCTTGTTGCACAGGAATGATACAACGAGAAGTGGCACTTCGCATTGCATCAGAACCAGGAAATAAGTCTTATGGAATTCTTTCTGTACTCATTCAAGCATGGTATGACGTAGAATATCTATTCACTGTAGACGAAAATGTCTTTAATCCTCCGCCCAAAGTAAAGAGTGCTGTTATCAGAATGACACGCAATAAGGTTGAAAAACTCGATTGCGATGAACAGCTATTTAAGCGAGTTGTGAAGACTGTTTTCAATCAACGACGCAAAATGTTACGAGTAAGTTTAAAACAAATCTTTAATGTTTCGGCAGCTCGACCAGCGTTCTACGAACAAGAAATAATGACCAAACGCCCCGAACAGCTTAGCGTTGCTCAGTTTGTTGAATTGACAAACTTAGTAGAAACTGAGTTAGAAGCACTTAAAAAGCAATAG